One stretch of Bacteroidota bacterium DNA includes these proteins:
- a CDS encoding dipeptide epimerase gives MNITWKQYDLQLKHTFRISRSARDVAPVIILQIEHDGIIAYGEASPTKRYGESLETIAGFFKKLNFLPFESPFQLEEILTYVDSVEQGNTSAKCAVDLALHDWVGKKLGIPLYQLWGLNPAKTAQCSFTIAIDSKEVVEQKVREAEEYPILKVKVGLDNDEEMINTIRKITDKVLYVDANEGWKDKHLALERLKWLKDQNVEFVEQPMPADQFDDLKWLRDKSDIPLIADESVLRLSEVPRLAEAFDGINIKLMKCTGVREAMRMINTARALNMKVMMGCMIETAVGISAGAHLSPLLDYADLDGNVLISNDPFDGVRNIRGELKLNNQPGLGVTLK, from the coding sequence ATGAATATTACCTGGAAGCAATATGATTTGCAGTTAAAACATACCTTTCGTATTTCCCGAAGTGCGCGCGATGTGGCTCCGGTGATTATTCTTCAGATAGAACATGATGGCATTATCGCATACGGAGAAGCTTCTCCCACAAAACGGTACGGTGAGAGTCTTGAAACAATCGCTGGTTTTTTCAAAAAATTAAATTTTTTGCCATTTGAATCTCCTTTTCAATTAGAAGAAATCTTGACGTATGTGGATTCAGTCGAACAGGGAAACACATCGGCAAAATGTGCTGTTGATCTTGCTCTCCATGATTGGGTTGGGAAAAAACTTGGGATTCCTCTCTATCAATTATGGGGGTTAAATCCTGCAAAGACGGCGCAATGTTCATTCACCATTGCGATTGATTCCAAGGAAGTAGTTGAACAAAAAGTTCGTGAAGCAGAAGAGTATCCGATCCTCAAAGTAAAAGTTGGTTTGGATAATGATGAAGAGATGATTAATACAATTCGAAAGATTACCGATAAGGTATTATATGTTGACGCCAATGAAGGATGGAAGGATAAACACCTTGCGTTGGAACGCCTGAAATGGTTGAAAGACCAGAATGTTGAATTCGTAGAACAGCCGATGCCCGCCGATCAATTTGATGACCTGAAATGGCTGCGCGACAAATCGGATATACCGTTGATTGCCGATGAAAGTGTCCTTCGTTTGAGTGAAGTTCCTAGACTTGCCGAAGCATTCGACGGGATCAACATTAAATTGATGAAATGCACTGGTGTGCGTGAAGCAATGCGAATGATCAATACAGCGCGTGCTCTGAATATGAAGGTGATGATGGGGTGTATGATTGAAACGGCTGTAGGAATTTCTGCCGGAGCACATTTGTCTCCTTTGCTTGATTATGCAGATCTAGATGGAAACGTATTGATTTCCAATGATCCATTTGATGGCGTGCGAAATATTCGCGGTGAATTGAAATTGAACAATCAGCCTGGACTAGGAGTGACACTGAAATAG
- the ftsY gene encoding signal recognition particle-docking protein FtsY, whose amino-acid sequence MGFFDSLKFSRLKEGLAKTRNSLVAKVNRLIFAKGKIDEEFLSQLDEILISSDVGVDTSHRIIESIKKKTKEHKYESQEELNELVRTEITNALVLNSSNAKDPFEFPPHTKPYVIMIVGVNGVGKTTTIGKLAHNYKTAGKNVLIGAADTFRAAANEQLEVWGKRAGVEIIQQLHGSDPASVAFDTVKAAQSRGADVVIIDTAGRLHTKTNLMEELKKIKRVITKVSAEAPQEVLLVLDATTGQNAIQQAKLFNEAVGLTGLIITKLDGTAKGGVIFAVSNALKVPVRFIGVGEKIDDLQPFDAEKFVEALFEKEQQ is encoded by the coding sequence TTGGGATTTTTTGATTCATTAAAATTTTCACGCCTCAAAGAAGGATTAGCGAAAACCAGGAATTCACTTGTTGCGAAGGTCAATCGTTTGATCTTTGCGAAAGGAAAGATTGATGAGGAATTTTTATCACAGTTAGATGAGATTCTCATTTCGAGTGATGTGGGGGTTGATACTTCGCATCGTATTATTGAAAGCATAAAGAAAAAAACGAAAGAGCATAAGTACGAATCGCAGGAAGAATTAAATGAACTTGTCCGCACGGAAATTACAAACGCGCTTGTGTTGAATTCTTCTAACGCGAAAGATCCGTTTGAATTTCCTCCGCATACCAAGCCATACGTGATTATGATTGTTGGTGTGAATGGTGTGGGAAAAACAACCACGATTGGAAAACTTGCACACAACTACAAAACGGCAGGGAAGAATGTGTTGATTGGTGCCGCCGATACATTTCGCGCCGCTGCTAATGAACAGTTGGAAGTATGGGGAAAACGCGCTGGTGTAGAAATTATTCAACAGCTCCACGGTTCTGATCCAGCTTCTGTTGCATTCGATACGGTAAAAGCAGCCCAGTCTCGCGGAGCTGATGTAGTGATTATTGATACTGCAGGGCGGCTGCACACGAAAACAAATTTGATGGAAGAACTAAAGAAGATTAAACGTGTTATCACTAAAGTCAGTGCCGAAGCTCCGCAAGAAGTTCTTCTCGTATTAGATGCAACGACGGGACAAAATGCAATTCAACAAGCGAAACTCTTCAACGAAGCAGTAGGATTAACAGGATTGATTATTACAAAATTAGATGGGACCGCAAAGGGAGGAGTAATCTTTGCTGTGAGTAATGCGTTGAAAGTACCGGTGCGATTTATTGGTGTAGGGGAAAAGATTGATGATCTTCAACCGTTTGATGCTGAAAAATTTGTTGAAGCACTTTTTGAAAAGGAACAACAATGA
- a CDS encoding CDP-alcohol phosphatidyltransferase family protein: MTGKIWTISNMLSLSRIVLMIPAIYYLMTPVKFHREIALLIILAAIATDALDGYVARIRNEISEFGKIIDPLADKISIGIVVVMLTIFGDIPLWFTLLVLVRDLIIFVAGLYIKFKAGIILPSLMSGKVAVSILAFTLVFPILQYPSLLWVYEIFQWITVGLLMYSFFIYTKRFFETIHLANNR; this comes from the coding sequence ATGACTGGAAAAATCTGGACTATATCGAACATGCTGTCGCTCAGCAGAATCGTTCTTATGATTCCCGCAATATATTATTTGATGACACCGGTGAAGTTTCATCGGGAGATTGCACTTCTCATTATCCTTGCTGCGATCGCAACGGATGCATTAGATGGTTATGTAGCAAGAATTCGTAACGAAATTTCTGAATTTGGCAAAATTATCGACCCACTTGCGGATAAGATCAGCATTGGCATTGTGGTTGTAATGCTGACCATTTTTGGCGATATTCCTCTGTGGTTTACACTGTTAGTACTTGTTCGTGACCTGATTATTTTTGTTGCCGGATTATATATAAAATTTAAAGCTGGTATCATTCTTCCATCGTTAATGTCAGGTAAAGTTGCTGTATCAATATTGGCATTCACGCTGGTCTTTCCAATTCTTCAGTATCCATCATTGTTATGGGTGTATGAAATATTTCAATGGATAACAGTTGGATTGTTGATGTATTCATTTTTCATTTATACAAAACGATTTTTTGAGACAATTCATCTGGCGAATAATCGCTGA
- a CDS encoding S8 family serine peptidase, translated as MQWRISGYIILFAVNVLFGQTYIVKFKQATRDSANTFLLVQQSLNNIKTIVAQPNTFTIQPLSPSIPSNKSSFPWQQYSIIRFSQQPSDDVIRSISSNPSVEFINPSNQYRTYTVPNDSAYHSQWNLRQIGIASLWESGLINASLPSVTVGVIDTGIDDDHPDLTNTIALNTGEMGNGKENNRIDDDGNGFIDDWRGYDFVDGESEDVGDWNERDNDPTDENGHGTAVSGIIGAQSNNIIGLTGIFPVKILPMRAFGKNGNGSDIDIAIAVVYAVDNGADVINMSFGDVVSSTLLHDAIRYAYSKNVILVASSGNDGSSNPHYPSDFSEVISTGSVNPFNVRSFFSSNSPSLDIMAPGEQIVTTVLGGGYTGQFSGTSAAAPHISGISALMKSFEKKKKVTNASYVELSNEEIRGILLNTADDAGENGWDASYASGIVNIVKAIQAISGSTVSIHSPMLDDIITQNSIPLVITAFTPYLQSVQMFFGEGNNPSQWTLIKSIPNKIFIRDTFSILDVSFFKTNDYQLRLVVKNSKGNDLEFRQRIVINQNNPKVLSFRFRDSVIIGNEFGALIEAEIDRKCTGMIYYRKVGENQYQTKKSIGVQLHHSFVLSSNDLDPSIQYEFFCLFTENSIEKRVIRFPLSSIVGFDHFQTKISPLSIATTGFDKKSYSLPKGFLLNQVQNLGIPNIVLNTYNENNDFGTVKLFQFKGNQFEVRDSSVRSWVPRSFITNPVENYTALLVQDRGTSSLQSIDLNLGKYFEKSPLWTDSTDIWASQMVDLDGDNQQEIIARSSSEFLIYKNLGNKKFSLVSRLSNPSNALFGEARNQFGPPRSIVGDFTNSGRKEIVFADNDGDVVMYRQTVANSLNFEIGGIDSSDLYEMSDYITSGDFNGDGILDFAVAGHSSLDWNEDREYSAPVWTIRVFSHLPTDIVGKVSKIWEQHFFGVKSGTGYDNGLVGGKLRKSDSKDALFISLNPQLYIFVWNEVKKTFESKWMHSSQSNSVIVYDFDGDSTNDLGFHTNGKTEFWSEQNITAVQSPFGLTALPLSVSKIKLRWSSFATNHKIFRGLNKDTLNLVSLVAGTEWIDSTVSTNNQYFYAVSAVNGGESSRSNIVSVTPHIAPKILSVSQASRFQLSIELSSDVTSENILSSIFLIDSILESSSVVWKSSRILLATFPTTITAGNHVLNIRQLTDASGMSGDTVQHFLFTSTLQNDDLFFVRSSNLLSKNKIQIEFNGQPDFTIAKNSSYYSVHTIARQFFVSSVDSIQPQSVVLNFSTGTNLSELALRIEIVIGEQITSVLGKQLNGGKGQVVSIAQETESINNIAVYPNPVKNNQRISFANIPANCKITIYTPDGERIKTIEEKTTTEGASWNLRNESGNLVSTGIYLYRVEQFNAANEVHNTTIGKFAVIR; from the coding sequence ATGCAGTGGCGTATCTCGGGATATATTATTCTGTTTGCTGTTAATGTACTGTTTGGACAGACATATATCGTAAAATTTAAACAAGCCACGAGAGATTCTGCGAACACATTTCTACTTGTTCAACAATCGCTGAACAACATAAAAACAATTGTTGCTCAACCTAATACATTTACTATACAACCCCTTTCACCCTCAATCCCCTCAAACAAGAGTTCTTTTCCGTGGCAGCAATATTCAATCATCCGGTTTTCGCAGCAACCGAGTGATGATGTCATTCGCTCTATTTCGTCAAATCCCTCCGTCGAATTTATAAACCCGAGTAATCAATATAGGACATACACTGTTCCTAATGATTCCGCATATCACTCCCAATGGAATCTTCGACAAATAGGAATTGCTTCATTATGGGAAAGCGGATTGATTAATGCATCATTACCATCAGTAACGGTTGGTGTTATCGACACTGGAATTGATGATGATCATCCGGATCTCACCAATACAATTGCATTGAATACGGGGGAAATGGGAAACGGAAAAGAAAACAATCGCATCGACGATGATGGTAATGGTTTTATTGATGATTGGAGAGGGTATGATTTTGTTGATGGAGAATCTGAGGATGTTGGGGACTGGAATGAGCGAGATAATGATCCAACTGATGAAAACGGACACGGGACAGCTGTCTCAGGGATTATTGGAGCACAATCAAACAATATAATCGGACTGACGGGAATATTCCCCGTAAAAATCCTTCCGATGCGCGCATTTGGAAAAAATGGAAATGGCAGTGATATTGACATCGCTATTGCTGTTGTATATGCAGTTGACAACGGTGCAGATGTAATCAACATGAGTTTTGGAGATGTTGTCTCCTCAACGTTGTTGCATGATGCAATTCGATATGCGTATTCTAAAAATGTGATTCTTGTCGCTTCCAGTGGAAATGATGGTAGCAGTAATCCACATTATCCATCCGATTTTAGTGAAGTTATTTCAACCGGTTCTGTCAATCCATTTAATGTTCGTTCATTCTTTTCCTCAAATAGTCCTTCGCTCGATATTATGGCGCCGGGTGAGCAGATCGTTACTACGGTTTTAGGGGGAGGGTATACCGGTCAATTTTCAGGTACGTCTGCTGCAGCTCCTCACATATCAGGTATTTCTGCATTGATGAAGAGTTTTGAGAAAAAGAAAAAGGTTACAAACGCAAGCTATGTTGAACTTTCAAATGAAGAGATACGGGGAATATTATTAAACACAGCTGACGATGCCGGTGAAAATGGTTGGGATGCATCATATGCGAGTGGAATCGTTAATATTGTCAAAGCGATACAAGCAATTTCAGGTTCAACTGTTTCTATACATTCTCCAATGTTGGATGATATTATAACTCAAAACTCCATTCCGTTAGTTATTACGGCATTCACACCATATTTACAATCGGTTCAAATGTTTTTTGGAGAAGGAAATAATCCTTCGCAATGGACCCTTATCAAGTCCATTCCAAATAAAATATTTATTCGAGATACGTTTAGCATATTGGATGTATCCTTTTTTAAAACAAATGATTACCAATTGCGACTAGTAGTAAAAAATAGCAAAGGAAATGACCTGGAATTTAGACAGCGCATTGTCATCAACCAAAATAATCCCAAAGTGCTATCATTTCGATTCCGTGATTCTGTTATTATAGGTAATGAGTTTGGTGCGTTAATCGAAGCTGAAATTGATCGAAAATGTACAGGAATGATATATTATCGAAAAGTCGGTGAAAACCAATATCAAACAAAAAAGAGCATCGGAGTACAGTTACATCATTCGTTTGTTTTGTCTTCAAATGATCTTGATCCTTCAATCCAATATGAATTCTTTTGTCTCTTTACGGAGAATTCCATTGAAAAACGTGTAATACGATTTCCCTTAAGCTCTATCGTTGGATTTGATCATTTCCAAACAAAAATTTCACCACTTTCCATTGCGACAACTGGTTTTGATAAAAAATCATACTCGTTGCCAAAAGGGTTTTTGCTTAATCAAGTACAAAATCTTGGAATTCCAAACATAGTATTGAATACATATAATGAAAACAATGATTTTGGAACGGTAAAGTTATTTCAATTCAAAGGAAATCAGTTTGAAGTAAGAGATTCATCAGTACGATCCTGGGTGCCAAGATCGTTTATCACTAATCCTGTGGAAAATTATACGGCATTGTTGGTACAAGATAGGGGAACGAGCAGTTTACAGTCTATTGATCTAAATTTAGGAAAGTATTTTGAAAAATCACCGCTTTGGACAGATTCAACCGATATTTGGGCAAGCCAAATGGTCGATCTTGATGGGGATAATCAACAGGAAATTATTGCCCGAAGCAGTTCGGAATTTTTAATCTATAAGAATCTTGGCAATAAGAAATTTTCTTTAGTATCGCGTCTTTCAAATCCATCGAATGCACTTTTTGGAGAAGCGCGAAATCAGTTCGGTCCGCCTCGATCAATCGTTGGAGATTTTACAAATTCCGGTAGAAAAGAAATTGTCTTTGCTGATAATGATGGTGATGTGGTTATGTACCGTCAAACAGTCGCCAACAGTCTGAATTTTGAAATCGGTGGTATTGATTCATCAGATCTTTACGAAATGTCCGATTACATCACTTCGGGAGATTTTAATGGTGATGGAATATTGGATTTTGCTGTCGCAGGACATTCCAGTTTGGATTGGAATGAAGACCGAGAATATAGTGCTCCTGTGTGGACTATCAGAGTATTTTCTCATCTACCGACCGACATCGTCGGGAAAGTTTCAAAAATTTGGGAACAGCATTTTTTCGGTGTAAAATCCGGAACCGGTTATGATAATGGTTTAGTGGGGGGAAAATTACGGAAAAGCGATTCTAAGGATGCTTTGTTTATTTCCTTAAATCCTCAACTGTATATTTTTGTGTGGAACGAAGTGAAAAAGACATTCGAATCAAAATGGATGCATTCTTCGCAAAGCAATAGTGTTATTGTCTATGATTTTGATGGGGATTCAACAAATGATTTGGGATTTCATACCAATGGGAAAACAGAATTTTGGTCAGAGCAAAACATCACAGCAGTTCAATCGCCGTTTGGGTTAACGGCTTTACCATTATCAGTATCAAAAATAAAACTTCGATGGAGTTCTTTTGCAACAAATCATAAAATATTTAGAGGACTCAATAAAGATACATTGAATTTGGTATCCTTAGTAGCTGGGACAGAATGGATTGATTCGACTGTATCAACAAATAATCAATATTTTTATGCTGTTTCTGCTGTGAATGGAGGAGAAAGTTCCCGTTCTAACATCGTTTCCGTAACACCGCATATCGCTCCAAAAATATTGTCAGTATCTCAGGCATCGCGTTTTCAGTTGAGCATTGAATTATCATCCGATGTCACCTCAGAGAATATTTTATCGTCGATATTCTTGATTGATTCAATACTTGAATCATCATCCGTCGTGTGGAAATCTTCTCGAATATTGTTAGCGACATTTCCAACTACGATTACTGCTGGCAATCATGTGCTGAATATTCGTCAATTAACTGATGCCAGCGGAATGAGCGGAGATACCGTGCAGCATTTTTTATTTACGTCGACATTACAAAATGATGATCTATTCTTTGTTCGTTCCAGCAATTTACTTTCGAAGAACAAAATTCAAATTGAATTTAACGGACAACCTGACTTTACTATTGCGAAAAATAGTAGTTACTATTCTGTTCATACAATTGCGAGACAATTTTTTGTTTCATCCGTTGATTCCATTCAACCGCAAAGTGTCGTTTTGAATTTTTCGACGGGAACCAACCTTTCCGAATTAGCTTTAAGAATAGAGATCGTGATTGGCGAACAAATCACGTCAGTTTTAGGTAAACAATTGAATGGTGGAAAAGGACAGGTTGTTTCCATTGCTCAAGAAACCGAGAGTATCAACAACATTGCAGTCTATCCAAATCCCGTAAAAAATAATCAGAGAATTTCGTTTGCAAATATTCCTGCAAATTGTAAGATTACAATATATACTCCTGATGGAGAACGGATCAAAACAATAGAAGAAAAGACGACAACAGAAGGAGCTTCCTGGAATTTAAGGAATGAAAGCGGGAATCTCGTCTCAACAGGAATCTATTTATACCGCGTGGAACAATTCAATGCAGCCAATGAAGTGCATAACACAACAATTGGAAAATTTGCTGTAATACGGTGA
- the purF gene encoding amidophosphoribosyltransferase, whose translation MKSKNYKRFKNDKPRTACGIFGIFDHPSAAVLTYYGLHSLQHRGQEASGIVSCEYREDKHRHHFNIVKGMGLVTDVFKDHQILSSTLKGKAAIGHNRYSTTGSANNDKNIQPLIVNYRDGNLGVAHNGNLTNFRTIRKQLQDEGTIFQTTSDTEIFLHLIARSRQKKQIDQIKEAIDKVEGAFSLLLMTDSMLIAARDVHGFRPLALGEKDGSYVVASETCAFDIIDAKYIRDVEPGEILIIDSRADSKTPLVSLRINNQVEKSHHCIFEYIYFSRPDSFIFGESVDKVRRKLGKSLAQESPVIPGADEKTIVISVPDSSNTAALGFVTESIKQGINTKLELGLIRNHYVGRTFIQPEQGMREMKVKTKFNTVKGVLKGKKLVVVDDSIVRGTTSKQLVKLLKEAEPKEIHFRITSPPIINSCYYGMDFPNREDLIAVKCDEDIEKIRKELGVDSIHFLSPKKMLASVPTSEKKGYCTACFGGKYPAPIENVTDKNDLEA comes from the coding sequence ATGAAATCAAAGAACTATAAGCGTTTTAAGAATGATAAACCTCGCACAGCTTGCGGAATTTTTGGAATATTTGATCATCCCAGCGCCGCTGTTCTGACCTATTATGGCCTTCATTCTCTGCAGCATCGCGGACAGGAGGCAAGTGGAATTGTCTCTTGCGAATACAGAGAAGACAAGCATCGTCATCACTTCAATATTGTTAAGGGTATGGGATTAGTGACAGATGTGTTTAAGGACCATCAGATCCTGTCAAGCACACTAAAAGGGAAAGCGGCTATTGGACATAATCGCTATTCAACTACCGGTTCTGCAAACAATGATAAAAACATACAGCCGCTAATTGTAAATTATCGTGACGGCAATCTCGGAGTTGCTCATAATGGCAATTTGACCAATTTTCGGACTATTCGAAAGCAGCTGCAAGACGAAGGGACAATCTTTCAGACAACATCGGATACAGAAATATTTCTTCATTTAATTGCACGAAGCAGACAAAAAAAGCAAATTGACCAAATAAAGGAAGCAATTGATAAAGTAGAAGGTGCATTTTCTCTTTTGCTCATGACCGATTCAATGCTTATCGCAGCACGGGATGTGCATGGATTTCGACCGCTGGCGTTGGGTGAAAAAGATGGAAGTTATGTTGTTGCGTCAGAAACCTGCGCTTTTGATATCATCGACGCAAAATATATCCGTGATGTTGAACCGGGCGAAATTCTTATTATCGATTCCCGTGCCGATTCAAAAACACCACTGGTTTCATTGCGAATTAATAATCAGGTAGAAAAATCTCACCATTGCATTTTCGAATATATTTATTTTTCCCGTCCCGACAGCTTTATTTTTGGTGAAAGTGTCGACAAAGTACGTCGTAAACTAGGAAAATCGCTTGCTCAGGAATCACCTGTGATACCCGGTGCAGATGAAAAAACAATTGTCATCAGTGTTCCAGACTCGAGCAATACTGCGGCGTTGGGGTTTGTGACAGAATCAATCAAACAAGGGATCAATACAAAACTTGAACTTGGTCTTATTCGTAACCACTATGTTGGCCGCACATTTATTCAGCCTGAACAAGGTATGCGTGAAATGAAAGTGAAGACAAAATTCAACACAGTGAAGGGAGTATTAAAGGGGAAGAAATTGGTTGTTGTTGATGATTCTATTGTGCGTGGAACGACATCCAAACAACTTGTGAAGCTGCTGAAAGAAGCAGAACCAAAAGAGATACATTTCAGAATTACTTCGCCTCCAATTATCAACTCTTGTTATTATGGAATGGATTTTCCAAACAGGGAAGATCTCATTGCTGTAAAATGCGATGAAGATATTGAAAAGATCCGTAAAGAACTTGGCGTGGACAGTATTCACTTCCTCTCTCCAAAAAAAATGCTTGCCTCCGTTCCTACGAGTGAAAAGAAGGGGTACTGCACGGCATGTTTTGGCGGAAAATATCCTGCTCCCATCGAAAACGTGACGGATAAGAATGACCTTGAGGCATAA
- the nadB gene encoding L-aspartate oxidase: MKIESDFLVIGSGIAGLSYALKAAQHGTVAIVTKKEKAESNTNLAQGGIAAVVSTSDAFENHINDTMKAGAYLCHKDIVELVVKEGPERIRELIEVGVQFTQKGKELDLGKEGGHSHHRIVHAADLTGKEIERALLAKIASHPNIKIFENHISIDLITEHHLFGTEKQSRDAIHCWGAYVLDVEQNSVKTFLASTTLLATGGAGQVYLHTTNPLIATGDGVAMAYRAGAAIANMEFIQFHPTTLYNSGSPSFLISEAVRGFGAILRNTKDEDFMKKYDAQGSLAPRDIVARAIDAELKRSGDECVYLDLKHLNASAVKDHFPNIYERCLKFGIDITKDLIPVVPAAHYSCGGVVADMNGATSISGLYAVGEVSMTGLHGANRLASNSLLEAVVFSHRAVEIIKMNPRDKTSVSKNIPDWDESGTINSEEWILVSHNRREIQQLMWDYVGIVRSNHRLERAQRRIKLILEEVKDFYKRTKVTEGLIELRNLSSIADLIIRSALERKESRGLHFTTDYNFLEDTHWLKDTVIK; the protein is encoded by the coding sequence ATGAAAATAGAATCGGACTTTCTTGTCATTGGCAGCGGAATCGCAGGACTTTCCTATGCATTGAAAGCTGCACAACATGGCACTGTTGCGATTGTTACCAAAAAAGAAAAAGCTGAATCCAATACGAATCTTGCGCAGGGAGGTATTGCTGCAGTTGTCTCTACCAGCGACGCTTTTGAGAACCATATTAACGATACGATGAAGGCGGGAGCATATCTTTGCCATAAGGATATTGTTGAACTTGTTGTGAAAGAGGGTCCGGAACGGATCCGAGAATTAATTGAAGTAGGAGTTCAATTTACGCAAAAAGGGAAAGAACTTGATCTCGGTAAAGAAGGTGGTCATTCCCATCATCGAATTGTTCATGCAGCAGACCTGACGGGAAAAGAAATTGAACGGGCTCTACTTGCCAAGATAGCTTCTCATCCCAACATTAAGATATTTGAAAACCACATCTCTATCGATCTTATCACTGAACATCATCTTTTTGGAACGGAAAAACAATCTCGAGATGCAATCCATTGCTGGGGGGCATATGTTTTGGACGTTGAGCAGAATTCCGTAAAGACATTTTTGGCGTCGACCACTCTTTTAGCTACAGGTGGTGCCGGACAAGTATATTTACACACAACCAATCCTTTAATTGCCACTGGAGATGGTGTTGCAATGGCATACCGCGCCGGGGCAGCTATAGCAAACATGGAGTTTATTCAGTTTCATCCAACAACGTTATATAACTCCGGATCACCTTCCTTTCTTATATCGGAAGCCGTGAGAGGTTTTGGTGCGATCCTTCGAAATACCAAAGATGAAGATTTTATGAAGAAGTACGACGCACAAGGTTCACTTGCTCCTCGTGATATTGTGGCAAGAGCAATTGATGCTGAATTAAAACGAAGCGGTGACGAGTGTGTTTATCTCGATCTAAAACACTTGAATGCAAGTGCTGTAAAAGACCATTTCCCAAACATTTACGAACGATGTCTCAAATTTGGAATAGATATTACTAAAGACTTAATCCCTGTCGTTCCAGCAGCACACTATTCGTGTGGTGGAGTAGTGGCTGATATGAATGGGGCTACATCAATATCCGGATTGTATGCGGTGGGCGAAGTAAGTATGACAGGATTACACGGAGCAAACCGTCTTGCTAGTAATTCGTTGTTAGAAGCGGTGGTATTTTCGCATAGAGCAGTTGAAATAATAAAGATGAATCCAAGAGATAAAACTTCTGTCTCTAAAAATATTCCTGATTGGGATGAGAGCGGAACAATCAATAGTGAAGAATGGATATTAGTATCGCACAATCGGAGAGAAATACAGCAATTGATGTGGGATTATGTCGGTATCGTTCGTTCTAATCATCGATTAGAACGTGCTCAACGAAGGATCAAATTGATTTTAGAGGAAGTAAAGGACTTTTACAAAAGGACAAAAGTGACCGAAGGACTTATTGAACTCCGAAATCTATCTTCGATTGCCGATCTGATTATACGTTCAGCGTTAGAACGAAAAGAAAGTCGAGGGTTACACTTTACAACAGATTATAATTTTTTAGAGGATACTCACTGGTTGAAGGATACGGTAATAAAATAA
- a CDS encoding OmpW family outer membrane protein yields the protein MKKFLAVVLAVVMMCGVVLAQDAQNLGTKAGDKSMNFSFGGLATLTTGAAGPSGGLGLSYFLSSDAAVRFGLQVRSTSTTVPANPATGQTGTDGSTSNFTLGVAADYLMFMQGATSRVRPYMGAGFSFTMISTESKNAVIAPVVQATTKGAGASTTLGLMGIVGAEFYLYPEVSVSAEYNLTLFSMTSPADVEVSSGSTTVTTKQTSSTQILGFGAPGAANVGVHIYF from the coding sequence ATGAAAAAATTCCTAGCTGTAGTATTAGCAGTTGTGATGATGTGCGGAGTAGTCCTGGCTCAAGATGCGCAAAATCTTGGCACAAAAGCAGGGGATAAATCAATGAATTTCTCGTTTGGTGGTCTTGCAACATTAACAACCGGTGCAGCAGGTCCTTCAGGTGGTCTTGGACTGTCATATTTTCTTTCTTCTGATGCAGCAGTTCGATTTGGTTTACAGGTAAGAAGCACAAGTACAACAGTGCCTGCAAATCCTGCAACAGGTCAAACAGGAACCGATGGCAGCACTTCAAATTTCACACTTGGTGTAGCAGCAGATTATTTGATGTTTATGCAAGGTGCCACATCACGTGTACGTCCGTATATGGGTGCTGGTTTTAGTTTCACAATGATATCAACAGAGAGTAAAAATGCGGTTATCGCACCAGTAGTTCAAGCAACAACAAAAGGGGCGGGTGCTAGCACAACATTAGGACTGATGGGTATCGTTGGTGCAGAATTTTATCTTTATCCAGAAGTCAGCGTGTCAGCAGAATACAATTTGACACTCTTTAGCATGACTTCTCCTGCGGACGTTGAAGTATCATCCGGAAGCACAACAGTTACAACAAAGCAGACCAGCTCAACACAAATCCTTGGATTTGGAGCACCTGGTGCTGCAAACGTTGGCGTACATATTTATTTCTAA